Proteins encoded together in one Neobacillus sp. FSL H8-0543 window:
- a CDS encoding ATP-binding protein, which translates to MSGKGTLPIIKKSDDFQSRIDSFIDFQQVIGHQTTKRALEIAAAGEHHVLMSGPPGCGKSMLAESFPSILPPLTKEAQLEVMSLYQLSGNEFPRGTMPPYRNPHHSASSIAMIGGGSYPKPGEISLAHHGVLFLDEIAEFPKKTLEMLRQPFENGKITISRTQARITYPSSFILIAAMNPCPCGHTGSDYHYCMCTKQQILSYQNKISGPLRERFDIQLALKPVNLISSNGKGWEASKVIRQRVEEARSRQYDRYGSEVCNSRVPYETLLKTNPLTAEQQINLQQLAIKENWSNRTQIKIIRLARTIADLQANTSISDKNIWHASKLNQLKQQSGDQSGDQSGDRHRSWTN; encoded by the coding sequence TTGTCAGGAAAAGGAACCCTTCCTATTATAAAAAAAAGCGATGACTTTCAATCCAGGATTGATAGCTTCATTGATTTTCAACAAGTTATCGGACATCAAACGACTAAAAGGGCGTTGGAAATTGCTGCTGCCGGGGAGCACCATGTCCTCATGTCTGGACCTCCTGGCTGCGGGAAAAGTATGCTAGCCGAGAGCTTTCCATCGATTTTACCGCCTTTAACAAAGGAAGCACAACTAGAAGTGATGAGTTTATATCAATTAAGCGGCAACGAATTTCCTCGTGGAACAATGCCTCCTTATCGGAATCCGCATCATTCGGCTTCTAGTATTGCTATGATTGGCGGGGGTTCTTATCCAAAACCGGGGGAAATTTCTTTAGCCCATCACGGTGTGCTATTCCTTGATGAAATCGCAGAATTCCCCAAAAAGACACTTGAAATGCTAAGACAGCCGTTTGAAAATGGAAAAATCACCATAAGCCGTACCCAAGCAAGGATTACCTATCCATCATCCTTTATTTTAATTGCGGCAATGAATCCCTGTCCTTGTGGCCATACTGGCTCAGACTATCATTATTGTATGTGCACTAAGCAGCAAATTCTCTCCTATCAAAATAAAATCTCTGGCCCACTTCGAGAACGCTTTGATATCCAACTTGCGTTAAAGCCGGTTAACTTGATCAGTTCCAATGGAAAGGGATGGGAGGCATCTAAAGTCATTCGTCAAAGAGTGGAAGAGGCAAGATCTCGGCAATATGACCGCTACGGGAGTGAGGTATGTAATAGTAGAGTTCCATACGAAACCCTACTCAAAACAAACCCGCTAACGGCTGAGCAGCAAATAAACCTTCAGCAGCTGGCGATAAAGGAAAACTGGAGCAACAGAACCCAAATAAAAATCATCCGCCTTGCCCGAACCATCGCTGACCTCCAAGCAAACACCTCAATCAGCGACAAAAACATCTGGCACGCCAGCAAACTCAATCAGTTGAAACAACAATCGGGTGACCAATCGGGTGACCAATCGGGTGACAGGCACCGCTCGTGGACAAATTAG
- a CDS encoding magnesium chelatase domain-containing protein encodes MCAKVTSIGLKGMEGYRVNVEVRAFVGADSFRIVGLPDAAVKESKERIIAALQSLGYPLSGEKIIINLSPAEQKKSGPMFDFSMAISVLQSLNELDDNIPEDAGFIGALSLDGTIMPVEGMLPAVLAAKKVGIHKLYMPYDKRLPRLELPELEILYVSSM; translated from the coding sequence ATGTGTGCTAAAGTAACAAGTATCGGTTTAAAGGGAATGGAAGGATACAGGGTAAATGTTGAGGTGAGAGCTTTTGTAGGGGCAGATTCATTCAGGATTGTCGGACTGCCCGATGCAGCGGTTAAGGAATCAAAGGAACGGATTATTGCCGCACTACAATCACTGGGATACCCCCTATCAGGTGAAAAAATAATCATTAATCTTTCTCCTGCAGAGCAAAAGAAAAGTGGCCCGATGTTTGATTTTTCAATGGCAATTAGTGTGTTACAGAGTTTGAATGAACTGGATGATAACATACCAGAAGATGCTGGATTTATTGGTGCTTTATCGTTGGATGGAACGATTATGCCAGTTGAAGGCATGTTGCCTGCAGTACTTGCGGCTAAAAAGGTGGGAATACATAAACTCTACATGCCCTACGACAAAAGGCTTCCCCGCTTGGAATTACCAGAGCTAGAGATTCTTTATGTATCCAGCATGTAG
- a CDS encoding transposase, whose amino-acid sequence MGRKHRAWFPGAKYHITSRGNNRSPLFYDDEDRIQYLRFLKETMNRYPFSLQSFCLMSNHTHLQLETSETSPSKIMSNLNTKFAKYFNKKYNQTGHVFEKRYGDELLDSLDYEFDVSKYIHLNPLKAGLVDRLEDYPWSSYHAYVNGEVHEFIDTKHLLSYFPDPPSTKYEAYVKSSHVDLFLSNKGKVIILPRKREENPCVLK is encoded by the coding sequence ATGGGTCGAAAACATCGTGCTTGGTTTCCAGGTGCAAAATACCACATTACGAGTAGAGGCAACAATCGTTCTCCACTTTTTTATGATGATGAGGACCGAATCCAGTACCTTCGTTTTTTAAAAGAAACGATGAACCGCTACCCCTTTTCTCTTCAATCTTTCTGCTTAATGAGCAACCACACACACCTGCAGCTTGAAACCTCAGAAACATCACCATCCAAAATCATGAGCAACTTAAACACCAAATTCGCCAAATACTTCAATAAAAAATACAACCAAACAGGGCATGTGTTTGAAAAACGCTATGGTGATGAATTGCTTGATTCCCTTGATTATGAATTTGATGTCAGCAAGTACATCCACCTTAATCCTTTGAAAGCAGGGCTCGTTGATAGGCTAGAAGACTATCCTTGGAGCAGTTACCATGCCTATGTTAATGGTGAAGTCCACGAATTCATTGATACAAAACACTTGTTATCTTACTTTCCTGATCCCCCATCTACAAAATATGAGGCATACGTAAAATCCTCGCATGTAGACCTATTTTTATCCAACAAAGGAAAGGTTATTATTTTGCCAAGAAAAAGGGAGGAAAATCCATGTGTGCTAAAGTAA